A stretch of the Medicago truncatula cultivar Jemalong A17 chromosome 5, MtrunA17r5.0-ANR, whole genome shotgun sequence genome encodes the following:
- the LOC11434543 gene encoding pectinesterase 4, whose protein sequence is MASTDADMSMYRSLVEVDHDGNPSWLSAGDRTLVSQIKNGIAQPNAIVAMDGSGQYKTITDGINSYPNNHQGRYIIHVKAGIYKEYVTVDQSKKNILLYGDGPNRTIITGNKSFTEGIQMPLTATFSTFAENFTAISIVFENTAGPKGGQAVALRVKGDLSSFYQCTFRGYQDTLYVDQGRQFYRNCVISGTIDFICGHSTTLIQNSMILVRKPASGQYNVVVADGPYQNNNLRTGIVIDHCSILPDYDFAPYTSTSKTYLARPWRPYSTAIFINNFIGNFIQPDGYTIWREVQPNNENVYFAEFGNTGPGANAKNRVYWAKGLITRDEAARFTAEPWIQASTWLPSAGIPYNPGFETLS, encoded by the exons ATGGCTAGCACTGATGCTGATATGTCGATGTATCGCAGCCTTGTTGAGGTTGATCACGATGGTAACCCGTCATGGTTATCTGCAGGCGATCGTACACTAGTTTCTCAAATTAAAAATGGTATAGCCCAACCTAATGCAATAGTGGCCATGGATGGCAGTGGTCAATATAAAACGATTACTGATGGCATTAACTCGTATCCTAATAATCACCAAGGAAGATACATTATCCATGTCAAGGCTGGCATCTACAAGGAGTATGTAACTGTTgatcaaagcaaaaaaaatattctcttGTATGGTGATGGTCCCAACCGTACCATTATCACTGGAAACAAGAGCTTCACCGAAGGAATCCAAATGCCACTAACTGCAACATTCT CCACCTTTGCTGAAAATTTCACTGCCATATCAATTGTATTTGAGAATACAGCGGGTCCAAAAGGTGGTCAAGCAGTAGCACTTCGTGTTAAAGGTGACCTCTCATCATTCTACCAATGTACATTCCGTGGTTATCAAGACACGTTGTACGTAGACCAGGGTCGTCAGTTTTACCGCAATTGTGTGATTTCTGGAACCATCGACTTCATATGTGGTCACTCGACTACCTTAATCCAGAATTCTATGATTTTGGTGAGAAAGCCCGCTTCAGGCCAATACAATGTTGTGGTGGCAGATGGCCCATACCAAAACAACAATTTACGTACTGGTATAGTCATTGATCATTGCTCCATCCTTCCAGATTATGATTTCGCACCTTATACTTCAACGTCGAAGACTTATTTGGCAAGACCATGGAGGCCATATTCAACGGCAATCTTTATTAACAATTTTATCGGCAATTTTATTCAACCTGATGGGTATACGATTTGGAGAGAAGTTCAACCAAACAATGAAAATGTTTATTTTGCTGAGTTTGGCAACACTGGACCTGGTGCCAATGCTAAAAATAGGGTCTATTGGGCAAAAGGTCTTATTACAAGAGATGAGGCTGCTAGATTCACCGCTGAACCGTGGATTCAAGCTAGTACTTGGTTACCTTCCGCTGGCATTCCTTACAATCCTGGCTTTGAGACACTATCTTAA